Proteins encoded by one window of Agrobacterium tumefaciens:
- a CDS encoding recombinase family protein, whose product MGAILGYARVSTGDQDVAGQTLRLEHAGAIKVFTDVKSGKSMDRPGLADLIAYARAGDTLAIVRLDRLGRSLAELLETVKMLRERQIDLLSLEEKIDTSSAAGELIFHVFGAIAHFERRLISERTKDGIVAARAKGKRPGRQPLDMKKIDAAIKLIEAKTSPTEAAKQLGLGRSTVYRELRRLGIQRTA is encoded by the coding sequence ATGGGGGCAATTCTTGGATATGCGCGCGTCTCGACCGGCGATCAGGATGTAGCGGGTCAGACGCTGCGTCTCGAACACGCCGGAGCGATCAAGGTGTTCACCGATGTGAAGTCCGGCAAGAGCATGGATCGGCCGGGTCTGGCGGATCTTATTGCCTATGCTCGCGCTGGCGACACGCTAGCGATCGTTCGGCTGGATCGCCTCGGCCGGTCTTTGGCCGAACTGCTTGAGACCGTGAAGATGCTGCGCGAGCGTCAGATCGACCTGCTGAGCCTTGAAGAGAAGATCGATACGTCGTCAGCCGCCGGCGAGCTGATCTTTCATGTCTTCGGGGCCATTGCCCATTTCGAGCGACGGTTGATTTCGGAACGGACGAAGGACGGTATCGTCGCGGCGAGAGCCAAGGGCAAGCGCCCCGGCCGCCAACCCCTCGACATGAAAAAGATAGACGCGGCGATCAAACTCATCGAAGCTAAGACATCCCCGACCGAAGCCGCCAAGCAGCTTGGCCTTGGTCGCTCAACTGTCTACCGGGAATTACGACGTCTCGGCATTCAGAGAACTGCCTGA
- a CDS encoding DUF3991 domain-containing protein, translating to MRQRKVQICRLPAAPLPSLLFAASGEEPAGAGKWKWKQKEGRTQCASGRKMEKKELEDLRDRVQCAAVLEKAGFAIDLKESTRRAVKFRGGGAIIIVIHEGRGWFDPLSDAKGDVFGLVEHLDRVPFVEALDHVASLVDFVPKEPVWTHAAREIDLPAGVSERWTKRRKPWPGSMTWRYLRDERCVPEATIRAALRHDLVREGPRGSMWAAHRDSEGAVTGWEERGPEWRGFSTGGAKVLFRFGAIHAPRLCVTEAAIDAMSLAALESNRRDSLYFSTGGGWAPATDAAIRLLAARKGMSVVAATDNNAQGDVYADRLEAIARDADCRFERHRPHHEDWNEDLCAQLRANSRRGAMS from the coding sequence ATCCGTCAGCGCAAGGTGCAGATCTGCAGGTTGCCAGCCGCGCCCTTGCCTTCTTTGCTCTTCGCGGCGTCCGGAGAGGAGCCCGCGGGTGCGGGGAAATGGAAATGGAAACAGAAGGAAGGGCGGACGCAATGCGCGTCGGGAAGAAAAATGGAAAAGAAGGAACTGGAAGACCTCAGGGATCGGGTGCAATGCGCTGCCGTGCTGGAGAAGGCTGGGTTTGCCATCGACCTGAAGGAGAGCACCCGCAGGGCGGTCAAATTCCGCGGCGGCGGGGCCATAATCATCGTGATTCACGAGGGCAGGGGCTGGTTCGATCCGCTGTCCGATGCCAAGGGTGACGTGTTCGGTCTTGTCGAGCATCTCGACCGAGTGCCCTTTGTCGAAGCCCTCGACCATGTCGCATCGCTGGTCGACTTCGTCCCGAAGGAGCCGGTCTGGACCCACGCTGCGCGCGAGATCGATCTGCCGGCCGGAGTTTCAGAACGATGGACGAAGCGGCGCAAGCCGTGGCCGGGCTCGATGACCTGGCGCTATCTCCGCGACGAACGCTGCGTTCCGGAAGCAACCATCCGCGCAGCGCTCCGGCATGATCTCGTGCGCGAAGGTCCGCGCGGCAGTATGTGGGCCGCGCACCGTGACAGCGAGGGCGCCGTCACCGGCTGGGAAGAACGCGGGCCGGAGTGGCGTGGCTTTTCGACCGGGGGAGCGAAAGTGCTGTTCAGGTTCGGCGCGATCCACGCGCCGCGCCTTTGCGTGACGGAAGCTGCCATCGACGCCATGAGCCTTGCCGCGCTGGAGAGTAATCGGCGTGATAGCCTCTATTTCAGTACCGGCGGCGGCTGGGCACCTGCCACCGATGCGGCGATCCGTTTATTGGCGGCGCGGAAGGGTATGTCGGTGGTCGCCGCCACGGATAATAACGCGCAGGGCGATGTCTACGCTGATCGATTGGAAGCAATTGCCCGGGACGCCGACTGCAGATTTGAGCGCCACCGTCCCCACCACGAGGACTGGAACGAGGACCTTTGCGCTCAGCTGCGCGCGAATTCGAGGAGAGGCGCGATGTCGTGA
- a CDS encoding type II toxin-antitoxin system VapC family toxin: MKYLLDTNVLKEIGRPEPHENVAAWLDTIDDTDLAISVISVREISKGIEKKRKADDTVANAIAKAADAIFAAYQGRILPVDEAVARRWGQMLGQSEKNTDDTGLAATAQVNDLVIVTRNVADFQSRGVTVLDPFKKPARSVPSQDVAR; encoded by the coding sequence TTGAAATACCTGCTCGATACAAATGTCCTGAAAGAGATTGGTCGACCCGAACCGCACGAGAATGTCGCGGCTTGGCTCGATACGATCGATGATACCGATCTCGCCATCAGCGTGATCTCGGTTCGAGAGATTTCGAAAGGCATCGAGAAGAAGCGGAAAGCCGATGACACTGTGGCGAACGCGATTGCCAAGGCTGCCGACGCAATCTTCGCCGCTTATCAAGGTCGTATTCTCCCGGTCGACGAGGCTGTCGCACGCCGTTGGGGGCAGATGCTCGGTCAATCTGAAAAGAATACCGACGATACCGGCTTGGCCGCGACAGCGCAGGTAAATGATCTGGTCATCGTGACACGCAACGTCGCGGATTTTCAGAGCCGGGGCGTCACGGTCCTTGATCCATTCAAGAAGCCTGCCAGATCTGTGCCCTCCCAAGATGTGGCACGATGA
- a CDS encoding recombinase family protein, translating into MARNTQNRRSGRPQGRIIGYARVSTDEQATEAQEIELRSAGCDIIVQEHGSGASRARPALSKLLREISAGDTLVVVRLDRLARSVSHLLEVIEDMTAKGAHFRSLRDPIDTSTPQGMFSLQVLGAVAQLERALISERTKAGIRAAKSKGKLSGNPGIREKRPEALARMTAAQKAAYGDRIQASANQWLPTVRRMRPDHTWDDIARMLKQRGLDWTPERLRRAVKWMVTERLVDAALLKKSPPRLPEDRLMTLVAGIHSSNPDLKLREIACQLERLHERTPRGGSKWAPSSVKNLIDRARRSGLITDVDIAAAE; encoded by the coding sequence ATGGCTCGTAACACGCAAAATCGACGTTCCGGTCGGCCTCAGGGCCGTATAATCGGCTATGCCCGCGTTTCGACGGACGAACAGGCGACGGAAGCGCAGGAGATCGAACTCAGGTCGGCCGGTTGCGACATTATCGTTCAAGAACATGGTTCCGGCGCCTCGCGTGCCCGCCCTGCTCTTTCCAAACTGCTTCGGGAGATTAGCGCTGGCGACACGCTTGTTGTGGTACGACTTGACCGCCTGGCGCGCTCGGTCAGTCATTTGCTCGAGGTAATCGAGGATATGACGGCGAAGGGCGCGCATTTCCGGTCGCTGCGCGATCCTATCGACACGTCGACGCCGCAAGGAATGTTTTCCCTCCAGGTTCTCGGCGCCGTGGCGCAGCTCGAACGCGCGCTCATTTCCGAACGAACGAAGGCGGGTATCCGCGCAGCCAAGTCCAAAGGAAAGCTTTCCGGCAACCCGGGCATCCGGGAAAAGCGCCCGGAGGCACTGGCAAGGATGACCGCGGCCCAGAAAGCGGCATATGGCGATAGGATTCAGGCGTCCGCGAACCAATGGCTTCCTACCGTTCGTCGCATGCGACCGGATCACACATGGGACGACATCGCCCGAATGCTCAAGCAGCGGGGCCTCGACTGGACGCCGGAACGTCTTCGCCGCGCCGTGAAGTGGATGGTGACGGAACGCCTGGTGGATGCAGCGCTCCTGAAAAAATCTCCTCCCCGTCTTCCCGAAGATCGCCTGATGACGCTTGTGGCCGGCATCCATTCTTCGAACCCCGACCTGAAGCTCCGCGAGATCGCCTGCCAGCTTGAAAGACTGCACGAGCGCACGCCGCGCGGTGGATCCAAATGGGCGCCCTCGTCCGTCAAGAACCTGATCGACCGCGCCCGACGTTCCGGGTTGATCACCGACGTCGACATCGCCGCGGCTGAATAG
- a CDS encoding NUDIX hydrolase, producing MSETPWLAKAKRLQAIASTGHSFCKDEFDRERYEEIAAIANAMLADLADVPVERIRDLVSDFAKGYATPKIDVRAALIENGKILLVRERSDGLWTLPGGFADVGLSASENVVKEVREEAGIAVSVCQLYSVRHKAKSSYEPDARDFYKMFFLCRRTGELTLTSGLETSEVSFFERGRLPPLSRSRSIERDVELAFEFKDGRQTIAVID from the coding sequence ATGTCTGAAACACCCTGGTTGGCAAAGGCGAAGCGTCTCCAAGCGATAGCTTCGACCGGGCATTCGTTCTGCAAAGATGAGTTTGATCGTGAACGCTACGAGGAAATCGCAGCAATAGCGAACGCCATGTTGGCTGATCTCGCCGATGTTCCGGTGGAACGCATTCGCGACTTGGTCTCTGACTTTGCCAAAGGGTATGCCACGCCTAAAATCGACGTTCGCGCAGCTCTGATCGAAAATGGCAAAATACTGCTTGTGCGCGAGAGATCCGACGGTCTGTGGACGCTTCCGGGAGGCTTTGCAGACGTAGGGCTTTCGGCCTCCGAGAATGTAGTAAAGGAGGTACGGGAAGAAGCTGGTATCGCCGTTTCGGTGTGTCAGCTCTACAGCGTTCGCCACAAGGCCAAGAGCAGTTATGAGCCAGATGCGCGGGACTTTTACAAGATGTTCTTCCTTTGCCGCCGAACGGGTGAACTGACGCTGACAAGCGGGCTGGAAACCAGCGAAGTTTCTTTCTTCGAACGCGGCCGACTTCCACCATTATCGCGAAGCCGCTCCATTGAGCGCGACGTCGAGCTGGCCTTCGAATTCAAAGACGGTCGCCAAACGATAGCCGTTATTGATTGA
- a CDS encoding RES family NAD+ phosphorylase: MKLDPQTVRELALAFLPQSYLRIIPVAHMSTPLGMGFGQSRFSSPNQMFRLLYAAYDLATAIAETIVRDRFEGTQDRVLDESEIEDWSVTEVTATDALILLDLRTTGLLRLGVSTDAARGKEHQEGQRLSESIFRSYAVDGLLYSSRLTATDCVAVYDRAVGEKLVASPAVELVRQADLIPALRSIGVSIRAGR, from the coding sequence GTGAAACTTGATCCTCAAACGGTTCGGGAGCTCGCGCTTGCGTTTCTCCCTCAATCCTATCTCCGCATCATCCCTGTAGCCCACATGTCGACCCCGCTCGGCATGGGTTTCGGTCAATCGCGATTCTCAAGTCCAAACCAGATGTTCCGACTGCTTTATGCCGCATATGATCTCGCGACCGCGATTGCGGAGACGATCGTGCGCGACCGCTTCGAGGGGACGCAGGACCGAGTGCTGGATGAGAGTGAAATCGAGGACTGGTCGGTCACTGAGGTGACGGCCACGGATGCTCTCATTCTTCTCGACCTGCGCACGACCGGCCTCCTGAGGTTGGGCGTCAGCACGGACGCAGCCCGGGGCAAGGAACATCAGGAAGGGCAGAGACTGAGCGAGTCGATCTTTCGATCCTATGCTGTCGATGGATTGCTCTATTCCTCACGCCTCACTGCAACAGATTGCGTGGCGGTCTACGATCGGGCCGTCGGTGAGAAACTTGTCGCCTCTCCGGCGGTCGAGTTAGTTCGTCAAGCCGACCTGATACCCGCCCTGCGGTCTATCGGGGTGTCAATCCGGGCCGGGCGATAG
- a CDS encoding MFS transporter encodes MEQQNSYRALTTIPGLTPLIVAATLSRLAGRMFILTLVLFVLARFSSPALAGWLTFAAIVPGLMVSPIAGVLLDRVGPTIAVRIDMIASAIFIAAISTVSWLNWTTPPVLFFLVILFSLAGPLGAAGTRTLLPRLVPSHALDRANALDTAVYAVVDVVGPAMAGIIVAWLGPESAMSMIALFYAGAAICMSLVPLLPGLASGQASFMRQTLEGIQIVARQPTLRGLAISYSMYQITWGVLYVVVPVFVANHYDTSIGSSVTGFLWAAMGIAGGIGALFAGHIRTTGRERHIMAIGMVITALAAWPVAAEFGFGGLAIGLMLAGVMSGPIDVALLTLRQRRTDPQQLGRVMSISMSLNLAGFPLGSALAGMVITSSLSTTFVLAGIASVVAAVATISIPSDIKAVA; translated from the coding sequence ATGGAACAGCAAAATTCATACCGAGCCCTCACCACAATTCCCGGTCTGACGCCTCTCATTGTCGCTGCTACCCTCTCGCGTCTGGCCGGACGCATGTTCATTCTCACGTTGGTGCTGTTCGTGCTGGCGCGGTTCTCGTCACCGGCACTGGCCGGCTGGCTGACTTTCGCGGCAATCGTGCCTGGCCTGATGGTTAGTCCAATCGCGGGTGTTCTGCTTGATCGCGTCGGACCGACGATAGCTGTCAGAATCGACATGATTGCCAGCGCCATATTCATTGCCGCAATCAGTACCGTGAGCTGGCTCAACTGGACGACGCCACCGGTCCTGTTCTTTCTGGTGATATTGTTTTCCCTCGCCGGTCCGTTGGGCGCAGCTGGCACCCGCACCCTATTGCCTCGCCTGGTTCCGTCTCACGCACTCGATCGAGCAAATGCGCTGGATACGGCGGTCTATGCCGTCGTTGATGTCGTCGGGCCAGCGATGGCCGGCATCATTGTCGCGTGGCTTGGTCCTGAAAGTGCGATGTCCATGATCGCCCTCTTCTATGCAGGCGCGGCAATATGCATGTCCCTCGTACCGCTCCTTCCAGGTCTGGCGTCAGGGCAGGCGTCGTTCATGCGGCAGACTTTGGAAGGCATCCAGATCGTGGCTCGGCAACCGACACTGCGCGGCCTTGCCATCTCCTATTCGATGTATCAGATCACCTGGGGCGTTCTCTATGTCGTCGTTCCGGTTTTTGTCGCCAACCATTACGACACTTCCATTGGGAGTTCGGTGACAGGCTTCCTGTGGGCTGCGATGGGCATTGCCGGCGGGATTGGTGCGCTGTTCGCTGGGCACATACGAACGACCGGTCGCGAGCGTCACATTATGGCTATCGGAATGGTAATTACGGCCTTGGCGGCATGGCCCGTGGCAGCTGAGTTTGGGTTTGGCGGGCTGGCGATCGGCCTCATGCTTGCCGGCGTCATGTCCGGTCCGATCGATGTTGCTCTTCTGACGCTTCGCCAGCGTCGAACCGATCCGCAACAACTCGGCCGCGTCATGTCGATTTCGATGAGCCTGAATCTGGCCGGTTTCCCTCTTGGTTCCGCCTTGGCCGGCATGGTGATCACGTCATCGCTGTCCACGACATTCGTTCTGGCGGGCATTGCCTCTGTCGTTGCGGCCGTCGCGACGATATCGATCCCCTCCGACATCAAGGCTGTTGCCTGA
- a CDS encoding Abi family protein, translating to MSKAHGKPVGPVRLLWSSYLRNMAESQVPFPYLPAQLQAIRASISEPRFATYLAKGGNHEEYAMALYLYNARVAKAFLYPLNVAEVTLRNAVDGILVARFGANWHQDATFRDQTLTGNGLATLDKAIQRAGAGAARDQIVATLTFDFWSNLFRPEYGGLWRTTVNIAFPHLQHGESRQEIQNLVKPINVFRNRVAHHEPVLDLNVTDIHAKIVRLIELRCAETATWMKHHSTLSTVVRTRPRRDGTNANTLAAKLDPGFVPVRPETGLSELAELLDEKHQAIICLDDDGRPIAALTVVDAIRFITECAKRLGGMIDLNDHTVSDLVKVANLADRWTQMDDATPLALAVKELQKPRIQILVGIEAASGKATGAILRAHRRY from the coding sequence GTGTCGAAGGCGCATGGCAAGCCAGTGGGGCCTGTTCGACTGCTTTGGAGTAGTTATCTACGTAATATGGCAGAAAGTCAAGTTCCTTTTCCCTACCTGCCGGCGCAACTGCAGGCCATCCGTGCCTCGATTTCCGAGCCGCGCTTCGCAACTTACCTTGCAAAGGGCGGCAATCACGAAGAATATGCGATGGCGCTGTATCTCTACAACGCCCGGGTTGCCAAAGCGTTCCTCTATCCGCTTAATGTGGCAGAAGTGACACTGCGAAATGCCGTCGACGGGATCCTTGTCGCAAGGTTCGGAGCGAACTGGCATCAGGACGCCACATTCCGCGATCAAACTCTGACAGGGAATGGCTTGGCGACGCTCGACAAGGCGATACAAAGGGCGGGCGCGGGCGCAGCACGTGACCAGATCGTCGCGACGCTCACCTTCGATTTTTGGTCGAACCTCTTTCGGCCGGAATATGGTGGCCTCTGGCGCACCACCGTCAATATCGCTTTCCCCCATCTACAGCACGGCGAAAGCCGCCAGGAAATCCAGAACCTGGTAAAGCCGATCAATGTCTTCCGGAATCGCGTGGCCCATCACGAACCGGTTCTTGATCTAAACGTGACTGACATTCATGCCAAGATCGTGCGGCTGATCGAATTACGATGCGCCGAAACGGCAACCTGGATGAAGCATCACTCCACTCTCAGCACCGTCGTCAGAACGCGCCCTCGCCGGGACGGCACCAATGCCAACACGCTGGCCGCGAAGCTCGATCCGGGGTTCGTGCCAGTCAGGCCGGAAACGGGTTTGAGTGAGCTGGCCGAGCTGCTCGACGAAAAGCATCAGGCAATCATCTGCCTCGACGATGACGGGCGTCCGATCGCGGCGCTCACAGTAGTAGACGCCATCCGCTTCATCACAGAGTGCGCAAAGAGGTTGGGTGGGATGATCGATCTTAATGATCATACGGTTTCGGACCTGGTCAAGGTGGCCAACCTCGCGGACCGATGGACGCAAATGGATGACGCCACCCCGCTCGCCTTGGCGGTGAAGGAACTCCAGAAGCCGCGTATCCAGATTCTCGTCGGGATTGAGGCCGCATCAGGCAAGGCCACAGGCGCGATTTTGCGCGCACACCGCCGCTATTGA
- a CDS encoding replication initiation protein RepC: MQTHISTTSFGRRPMTLGHIASQMAAKAVASDTVAHKWQVFQHIRESRGLIGATDRSLSILNALLTFYPETALTGGAELVVWPSNEQLMARANGMPATTLRRHLAILVDCGLIIRRDSPNGKRFARKGRGGEIEQAYGFDLSPIVARAEEFRDLAQTVQAEKKAFRVAKERLTLLRRDIVKMIETGVEESVPGNWGRVTQTYQGIIGRLPRSAPRQLVESIGQELQELCIEIRDVLESFTKTMNLDANESHIGRHKQNSNPDSKFESEYGSRKKDEAGGSVAETDNVRSLPKRELPLGIVLDACPEMRELAQGGPIRHWRDLLAAAELARPMLGISPSAWREARETMGEQHAAITLASIYQRAGQINNAGGYLRSLTDRAKDGKFSTWPMVMALLRAKLDEQKNAVGAGKPRTAEEVEDDSRLHVSESLLKNLRKPRSW, from the coding sequence ATGCAGACGCATATCTCAACGACGTCCTTTGGGCGGCGGCCGATGACACTCGGCCATATTGCAAGCCAGATGGCAGCAAAAGCTGTCGCATCAGACACTGTCGCCCACAAATGGCAGGTCTTCCAGCACATCCGTGAATCCCGGGGACTGATCGGAGCCACGGACCGCTCACTCTCGATCCTGAACGCGCTGTTGACGTTTTACCCGGAGACCGCCTTGACTGGTGGTGCCGAACTGGTCGTATGGCCTTCTAACGAACAGCTGATGGCTCGCGCCAACGGCATGCCCGCCACGACACTGCGCCGGCATCTTGCCATACTGGTTGATTGCGGGCTCATCATTCGCCGCGACAGCCCCAATGGCAAGCGGTTCGCCCGCAAGGGAAGGGGAGGGGAGATTGAGCAGGCCTATGGGTTCGATCTGTCGCCGATCGTCGCGCGGGCCGAGGAGTTCCGAGATCTGGCCCAGACAGTGCAAGCTGAAAAAAAGGCCTTCCGGGTGGCCAAGGAGCGCTTGACTCTTCTTCGTCGTGACATTGTCAAAATGATCGAAACTGGCGTCGAAGAGAGCGTTCCTGGAAACTGGGGAAGAGTTACCCAGACCTATCAGGGGATCATCGGCCGCCTGCCACGCTCGGCACCTCGGCAGCTTGTCGAGAGTATTGGGCAAGAGCTTCAGGAACTTTGCATCGAGATCCGTGACGTATTGGAATCTTTCACAAAAACGATGAATCTGGACGCCAATGAGTCCCATATCGGTCGCCACAAACAGAATTCAAATCCAGACTCTAAATTTGAATCTGAATACGGCTCTAGAAAAAAAGATGAAGCGGGCGGCAGCGTTGCGGAAACCGACAATGTACGGAGCTTGCCGAAACGCGAGCTGCCTTTGGGAATCGTGCTGGATGCCTGCCCCGAAATGCGGGAATTGGCCCAGGGAGGTCCAATTCGGCATTGGCGCGACTTGCTGGCGGCGGCTGAGCTTGCCCGGCCGATGCTGGGGATTAGTCCGAGCGCCTGGCGGGAGGCCCGCGAAACCATGGGCGAGCAACACGCGGCGATCACGCTGGCTTCGATCTATCAGCGGGCCGGTCAGATCAATAACGCTGGGGGCTATCTGCGCAGCCTGACCGACCGGGCCAAGGATGGGAAGTTTTCGACCTGGCCGATGGTCATGGCGTTGCTCCGGGCGAAGCTGGACGAGCAGAAGAATGCAGTCGGCGCTGGAAAGCCGCGAACTGCTGAGGAGGTCGAGGATGACAGCCGCCTCCACGTATCGGAATCGCTGCTCAAAAACCTGCGAAAGCCGAGATCTTGGTGA
- a CDS encoding tyrosine-type recombinase/integrase, producing the protein MTSSLPRLIERFFTQRLMRQRNVSTHTVASYRDTFKLFLRFAHRKTGKQPSSLMLEDFDAELVIAFLDDFTAERRSGTATYNLRLTAIRAFFRFLAFEEPTFSHQIQRVLAIPGKIGTRREVQFLVRDEIKALLAAPDRRLWIGRRDCCLLLTAIQTGMRLSELVGLDRGAVTLDTGAHIRCFGKGRKERVTPLTKILSSVLKQWLDEPRLGQSDILFPTVHGSRMSPDAVQYLLAKHVKQAAQQYPSLRAKRISPHVLRHSAAMELLDAGVDSTVISLWLGHESTRSTQAYLHAHLAIKGAALAKVASLSKQPFCRFKANDKLLSFLDNL; encoded by the coding sequence ATGACCAGTTCGCTTCCACGTCTTATCGAGCGCTTCTTTACACAGCGGCTAATGCGCCAACGCAATGTCAGCACGCATACCGTCGCCTCCTACCGCGACACCTTCAAGCTCTTTTTGAGGTTCGCCCACCGCAAGACGGGCAAGCAGCCATCATCCCTGATGCTTGAAGATTTCGACGCAGAGCTCGTCATAGCATTCCTGGATGACTTCACCGCAGAAAGACGATCGGGCACCGCCACCTACAATCTCAGGCTTACCGCTATTCGAGCCTTCTTTCGGTTCCTTGCATTCGAGGAGCCTACCTTTAGCCATCAGATCCAACGCGTGCTCGCCATCCCCGGCAAGATCGGCACGAGGCGCGAGGTACAGTTCCTTGTCCGGGATGAGATCAAGGCGCTCCTGGCAGCACCGGACAGGCGATTATGGATCGGTCGCCGCGACTGCTGCCTCCTCCTGACGGCAATACAGACGGGCATGCGGCTCTCCGAACTGGTCGGCCTCGATCGCGGCGCTGTCACCCTGGACACTGGCGCGCATATTAGATGTTTCGGAAAAGGACGGAAGGAGCGCGTCACTCCGCTCACCAAAATTCTGAGTTCCGTGCTTAAACAATGGCTGGACGAGCCAAGATTGGGCCAGTCCGACATCCTCTTCCCGACCGTGCATGGATCTCGGATGAGTCCGGACGCGGTTCAATATCTGCTGGCGAAGCATGTGAAGCAGGCGGCACAGCAATACCCGTCATTGCGAGCCAAGCGCATTTCACCGCACGTTCTTCGTCACAGTGCGGCGATGGAATTGCTGGATGCGGGGGTGGACAGCACTGTCATCTCACTTTGGCTTGGCCACGAATCCACACGCTCCACCCAAGCCTACCTTCATGCGCATCTGGCGATCAAGGGGGCCGCACTTGCAAAGGTTGCCTCGCTGAGCAAGCAGCCTTTCTGTCGCTTCAAAGCTAACGATAAACTCTTGTCGTTTCTTGACAACCTTTAG
- a CDS encoding DUF1612 and helix-turn-helix domain-containing protein: protein MAYEIGDLPLALLFPAVAHAEDQLARLDEIVRRSVVGPGFIERAHFHDATASMWVAGELVHVEDLVLHDAERDVRAPTHDITIAHSILRARRRIAGAEADWAISQSGLENLIARASIPPAREVSGEGARAPLAEVTSDEVHDGFADEMAEIDALLDRSARTLAAATGKDQEHKAGSLALGELIIRDPDWDEGGRLSEWKAVMQQVAAMPPTLSSAILWDAWETLEPLQRQHWLGAQLVSSYLRARGKLASHLFGLNFGLKVVPRDRRRSRDRTRRLVATLEAMAEGAALGMKEIIRLGQARDRLERKLQGKRSSSSLPGVVDLLLTRPIVSSSMITKELRVSHRAALDLIAELGVREMTGRGSYRAWGIV, encoded by the coding sequence ATGGCCTATGAAATCGGCGATTTGCCTCTGGCGCTTCTTTTTCCGGCGGTCGCTCACGCCGAGGATCAACTAGCACGCCTGGATGAGATTGTGCGGCGTAGTGTAGTGGGACCGGGCTTCATCGAGCGAGCGCACTTCCATGACGCCACCGCCAGCATGTGGGTCGCCGGCGAACTCGTACACGTCGAAGACCTAGTTCTCCACGATGCCGAGCGGGATGTTCGGGCCCCTACGCACGACATCACCATCGCACATTCTATCCTCCGGGCCCGGAGGCGAATAGCCGGGGCTGAGGCAGACTGGGCGATCAGCCAATCAGGTCTCGAAAACTTGATTGCCCGGGCTTCGATCCCTCCCGCACGTGAGGTGTCAGGGGAGGGCGCGCGAGCACCGCTAGCAGAGGTGACGTCGGATGAGGTCCATGATGGTTTCGCCGACGAGATGGCAGAAATCGATGCGCTTCTTGACCGGTCGGCTCGCACGCTCGCAGCCGCGACAGGGAAGGATCAGGAACACAAGGCGGGATCTTTGGCCCTTGGCGAACTGATCATTCGGGATCCGGACTGGGACGAAGGCGGCCGGCTTTCGGAATGGAAAGCCGTCATGCAGCAGGTTGCGGCGATGCCGCCGACGCTCAGTTCTGCGATCCTCTGGGATGCGTGGGAAACTCTGGAACCGCTGCAAAGACAACATTGGCTCGGTGCGCAACTGGTGAGTTCCTATCTTCGCGCGCGCGGCAAGCTCGCGTCGCACCTGTTCGGGCTCAATTTCGGCCTGAAGGTTGTTCCGCGCGATCGTCGCCGGTCTCGGGACCGGACGCGGCGACTGGTCGCCACGCTTGAGGCCATGGCGGAAGGGGCAGCATTGGGGATGAAAGAAATCATTCGGTTAGGCCAAGCCCGGGACCGCCTAGAGCGCAAGCTCCAAGGAAAGCGGTCGTCAAGCAGCCTTCCCGGTGTCGTGGATTTGCTTTTAACCCGGCCGATCGTCTCCTCATCCATGATTACCAAGGAGTTGCGAGTGAGCCATCGCGCGGCGCTCGATCTGATCGCCGAGCTGGGTGTTCGGGAAATGACGGGACGTGGAAGCTACCGAGCCTGGGGTATTGTCTGA
- a CDS encoding DUF433 domain-containing protein, with product MEHLTTAQAAFVVGAPLDIFKKVVERAPIKPQLVKRGGRSIRQFGQAELVFLHAYDELKLALTPKSQSEFYEALQTSLKRGLAKEVVFGKQRYDIGQHLVFVERKLKELEKLTDQVDLSGKEPVIRGTHIEAHRIAALLDAGATVEEVLRDYPSLKEQQVVAARVYAEAHPKAGRPYPKQTAKAAMRAADLSALDD from the coding sequence ATGGAACATCTGACAACGGCACAGGCGGCTTTTGTAGTGGGCGCGCCGCTGGACATCTTCAAGAAGGTTGTCGAGCGCGCGCCGATTAAGCCGCAACTCGTGAAGCGAGGTGGTCGAAGCATTCGACAGTTCGGTCAAGCTGAGCTGGTGTTTCTCCATGCCTATGACGAACTCAAACTGGCGCTCACGCCCAAGAGCCAATCCGAGTTCTATGAGGCGTTGCAGACCTCCCTAAAGCGCGGTCTCGCGAAGGAAGTCGTGTTCGGCAAACAGCGCTACGACATCGGTCAGCACTTAGTCTTCGTCGAGCGCAAGCTGAAGGAACTCGAGAAGCTCACCGATCAGGTCGACCTATCCGGGAAGGAGCCGGTCATCCGAGGCACGCACATCGAGGCTCATCGGATCGCTGCTCTTCTCGACGCCGGCGCCACGGTCGAAGAGGTCCTTCGCGACTATCCCTCCTTGAAGGAACAACAGGTCGTGGCGGCGCGAGTTTATGCGGAGGCGCATCCGAAGGCGGGCCGGCCGTACCCGAAGCAAACGGCAAAAGCCGCCATGCGCGCAGCCGATCTTAGCGCGCTGGATGACTGA